The Thermodesulfobacteriota bacterium DNA window TACGTTTCATGGTGATGGGATCACTGTTGTGCTTGAGTCCGACCAGAAAACCGACGCTCTGGTCCTTGACTTTTCCTTCCCCGATACGGGTTTCCATCTGGGAAAGCGAAAGAACATTGCCGGAAAGTTCCAGCCCGTATTCCTGATGCATGGAATCGGCTTTTAAATCCGTAGCCACAACAATGGCGCCGATTTTCCTGTCGGTACAGACGCCGTTATCGCCGGCCAGCTGGACGGTAAAATCACCGCACACGCCGGCGGCCCGGGTCAGCCGGACGTTATCAAGAATTTCGACATGTTTGCTGGACGCGGCCCGGCCGGCGAGCTTCTGCCATTCAGCCCGGGCTTCATCACTGACGCCCAGCAACGCGGCCGGCTGGTTATCGGCTTTGCCGCTCTGTTTGGCCAGCAGGACCCGGTACCCTGCGGCAGCAAGGGTGACGGCCGTACCGTCCCCGGTTAAATTCCCGCCGATGACCAGGACGTCGGTATTCATGCTGATTTTTTCCATAATACTATTCTCCCAGATATTTCATGGCTTCCCCTGCCGCCTTGATCGCCTGGGCAATGGAAGCTTCGATTGTTTTCGGCTGATGCGCGGTTCCGGCCACAAAAACGCCCTTTTTCTTCGTCCGGGTCGCGTCGATCTCCCCTGACAATTTAAAAAATCCGTCCTGATCCACGGCCAGGCCGAACAAATCCGCGAGAACCAGGTTGTCCGGATTGGGCGTAATGCCAATGGACAGCACCAGGAGATCAAACATATTATACGCGGCCTTGCCCGCCGCGGCTTGCGGGGTTGCACCCTCTGCGGCCGCCGGTTCGCTCATCTCCAATGGTTTCGCGGCCGTGCCATCCTCATCATAAAAACGGATGGACAAGTTGTCGTTGTCTCCGGGGAAAACATCCACCGGTATGCTTCGGACAAACCGGAAGTTATTGTGACAGGCTTCATAAAAAACCGGGAATTCCTTGCCGATGTTCTGGATATCCATATAAAAGACGGTAACGTCCGTATCGGGAAAACGATGTTTCACGGAACGGGCCGACCGCAGGGCATACGAACAGCAGACCCGGGAGCACCAGAGATTGCCGAGCCGCTCGTCCCGGCTGCCGACGCATTGAATAAAAGCGATCTTTTTCGCCGGAAGCCCGTCCGAAGGACGGACCAGAGCGCCTTTTTCCCGCTTGATCCGCTCCATATCCAGCCCGCTGATGACGTTGGGAAATTTCCCGTAGCCATAGGTCCCTTTTTTGGACGCATCAAAGGGGGCGAAACCCGTCGCCACGATGACCGCGTCCGCTTTTACGGTTTTGGTGGACGCTTTGGCATCAAGGTGGATGGCCTTTTTCGGGCAAAGCTTCACCAGCGGTTTGCATTCGCCAATCATGTCCGGATTCAGGGCGTACAGGGGATTATTGTTTTTGGAATATCCCCGCAGCACCGCCCCCTTTACCGGGGATTTTTCATAACAGACGCCGCAGTTATTGCATTTTTCCGGATCAATATACTGCGGGCCTTTTTTCAACGTGATCGCAAAATTCTCTTTGTAATTGACTTTTTCGATCTCGGAGAAAAGGTGCACCGATGCTTTTTTGTCGCTGCCGACATCCTTGAGCAGTTGCTCCACGCTGCATGCGCCGCACTGCATGCATTCATCCGTCGCCTTGCAGGTATAACCGATGGCGTGCCCACCCAGAAAATTCGTCTTCTCGATTATATGGACGCCCACACCGGATCCTGACAGTGCCCTGGCCGCCGCCAGCCCCGCGGTCCCGCCACCGATAATTGCCACATTTTTTCCTGCCATATCCGTTCTCAAGCTCCTTGTATTCAAATTATCCGAAGATACAATTCTTAAGCTAACATTAAACTTCCGGCCTCGGAAGGACGCCGGCCCTTTCCGCAATTTCAGGAACCTTGTGCTCCCATTCAATCGCCATCAGATGAACGCCGGCGACGCCTTTCATCTCCCTGAATTCCGCGATCTGCTCGCAGGCGATCTTGATCCCCTCGTTGGCCTGTTCGTTTTTGGGCACGCCCTTGAGCCGGTTGATAATTTCATCCGGGACATCCATGCCCGGCACGTTCAGCTTCATGTACCTGGCCATACCGAGGCTTTTCATGGGGGTAACGCCGGCCAGAATAAACACCTTTTCGGTCAGCCCCATGTCATTGGCCTGCTTGACCCATTCCCGCATCCGCTTCATGTTGAACACACACTGGGTCTGAATAAAATCGGCTCCGGCGGCGACTTTTTTCGCCAGACGATGCACCCGCCATTCGTGAGGTCTGGCAAAGGGATTGGCGGCAGCGCCGATAAACATGCGGGGCGGCACGTCGATTTCCTGACCGCTCAAGAACTTGCCTTCATCCCGCATCATTCTAATGGTGTTAACCAGTTGCATGGAATCAATGTCAAAAACGCCCTTGGCCTGGGGGTGGTCGCCGAACTGCATGTGGTCGCCGGACAGGCATAGAATATTGTGAATTCCATGGGCATAGGCGCCGAGGATATCCGCCTGCATGGCCAGCCGGTTACGATCCCGGCAGACCATCTGGAAGTTGGGCTCCAGCCCTTCCGTAATGGCGATCAGCGAGGCGGCAAAACTCGACATCCGGACGACCGCCGTCTGGTTGTCGGTGACATTGACCATGTCCACCATGCCTTTCAGGTGCGAGGCTTTCTTTCGCAACGCTTCTACATTAGCGCCCCGGGGAGGACCGAGTTCACCGGTAAACGCGAAATGGCCCGCACGAAGTATTTTCTCCAGTCTGCTATCAGATTTCATAATGTCCTTCTTTCCCGGGAAAATTACCTTTCTTCAAAAAAAACCTTACGCTCTCTGTATCCCGACTGAATGAGCGTCTGCGGTTTGGTGTTTCTCCAGTCATTTACCGGATTCAACTTCAGAATATTTTCCAGACGATTTTGTGCGTTAAGGCGCTGATAAATCATGAACCAGGCGCATGGCTGATCCTTGCTGATTTCACAGCTCTCATTGTTGGTGCCGCCGCAGGGGCCGTTGAAAAGGGATTTGGCGCACATGGTCACCGGGCAGATTCCGCCCGTCAGGCCCAGCTGGCAATTACCGCAGGCGCGGCATTTTTCCTCGTACCAGCCGGCATCCCGGTTGACGCCGATGAAATTGGTGTTGACGGCCGGGAACACGGGGATCCCGGGATATCTTTCGGCAAGGAATTGAATGCCGGCGCCGCAGGCCATGGAGAGCAGGGCGTCGTGTTGCGGTACCAGGTCATCCAGCTCGGCAAGAAATTCCATATCGCACTGCCGCTGCACGGTGGCCGCGCCGAATTCCGCGGAGCGACCCTGTTGCCGGGCGCTGATGGCCAATTCCGCGTTCAATATTCCGACCTCTTTTTCGCCACCCGTCAGGCAGACCGTTACGCAGGTGGCGCATCCCACGGTCAGCACCTTCCGGTAATTTTTGATAAACGCTTCGATTTCTTCAAACGGTTTTCGTTCAGCTACTATCATCTGGACATCCTCCTCATTGAGACGACCCTCATCATTGCTGATGGACAAAAAAGGTTACATGCCATAAAATCGGAAAAAATGTCAACGAATTTTATCGAAAACAAAAAACATTTTTTAACGTTTTCAGGTAACTATCTTTTTATACAATAAAAACGATCTGACTTGATAAGGTTTTGATTGACATCAGGAATCTGCCGCCTAAAATACGGATAATTCAAAACTGTTTTTAAACCTCATTAACGAAAAAGGACTTGGCAAAACACAATGGAAAAGAAAATCACGGTAATCGGTGCGGGAAATGTGGGGGCGACAACCGCCCAGCGGCTGGCTGAAAAACAGATCGGAGATGTCGTACTGATCGATATCGCCGAAGGGCTGCCCCAGGGCAAGGCACTGGATCTGGCCGAAGCGGCCCCGATCGAAAAACACGACGCCCAGGTTGCAGGAAGCAACGATTATGAACTTTCCAGAAACTCGGATATCGTTATTATAACCGCCGGGATTCCCAGAAAGCCGGGCATGAGCAGAGACGATCTGATCAGCACCAACGCGAAAATCATCCGGGAAGTGACCCGTCAGGTCGCCCAATACTCCCCGAACGCGATCCTGATCGTGGTCAGCAACCCGCTGGACGCCATGTGCCACGTGGCGTATGACGCCAGCGGTTTTCCCAAAAACCGCGTTATCGGCATGGCCGGCGTTCTGGATTCCGCCCGTTTCCGGACGTTCATCGCCAGGGAACTCGACGTCTCGGTGGAAAACACTCACGCCTTTGTGCTCGGCGGCCACGGCGACACCATGGTGCCCCTGCCCCGGTATTCCACCGTGGCCGGGATTCCCATTACGGAACTGCTGGACAAACCGACTATCGATCGTCTGATCGAACGTACCCGGAACGGGGGAGCGGAAATCGTCGGGCTGCTGAAAACCGGCAGCGCCTTCTACGCCCCGGCTTCGGCCGCGGTGGAAATGGCCGAATCCATAGTAAAAAACAGAAAAAAAATTCTGCCCTGCGCGGTTCTTCTGGAGGGTGAATACGGCATCAAGGGGCTGTTTATCGGCGTGCCGGTCAAGCTGGGAAGCAACGGCGTTGAAAAGGTTATCGAGATCAAACTGACACCCGAAGAAAACGAAGGCCTGCAGGCCTCCGCCAGGGCGGTTCAGGAACTGGTTGAAACACTGAAAAAACTATCTTAAGGGCGCCCCCGCCCCGATCCATCCGTCACCCGGGCAAGCGTACCGGCGGCACGGCATGCCTGCCCGGGAAACGGATGGCGTCTCCCGTCGTTCGTCGTCATCGGCACGGTGAACGGCTTGATCAGGACAATTCTTCCGGCGCAACCGACGCGGGTCAACTTGATACCGGGCCGACAAAATCACAAATCCCGAACCGCACGGACATTGCTGCCCATTCCCTTGGGCGTGCCGCCCCCGACGCCGGAATAAAAACCAATCACCCAAACCCGCGTCCGCTCAACGTGATAAGTCGTAGACGACCAGTAGGCTGATCCTATGGTTTCTGGAAAAAAATCCAGGTCAATGGACGGGAGTTCGACGGTATAATCGACAATCGATCTCAGCTCCTTGATATTCGGCAGCCGCCAGTCCGAATACCCCGCCAGCGTCAGATTTTCGCAGTAGGCCAACCCCTCCTGCCAGGACATGGTATCCGTCGGAAATTTCGTCCACATCAGTCCGGTAACGTTATCGGTGACGGTGTTGTTGCCGTTGTCCCGGAAGGACGGGGCGTCGGTCCGTCCGCGGACCGCGCGTACATAACAAAGTTCCTCTTTTGCTGAAACGACCGGCCCACCGTCATAAAAATCAATGCGCCAGGCCAGGGTATCATCGGTCGCGTATGGTATGGCGGTCCAGTACTGGCCATTGATGGTGTTGGGGAAATAAGACCGGTCAATGGCCGGGCCATAGGCGCCGTAATTCACGATATAAGCCAGTTCATTGACGGTCGGCAACCGCCAGTCCGAATACCCGCCGAAATTATTGCGATTAAGATCAAGGATAAACTCCTGAGCGTCATTCCAGGTATAGGTAAAATCTTTGTCCTGAAGGTTCCCGTTGTCGGTCTTGAGTTCCCAAATCAGTCCGGTCACATTGTCTTTGACCATGGCCCAGACCGGAGTGTCATCGGGCAGTTCGCCAGCGCTGTCGTCCAGTTTGGTATAGGCGGAGCCATCAAAACGATAGCAGGCATCCTGCCCGTAAAAAGCCTCTCCCGCGACGGGACAGGGGAAGATTCTTTCATTATATCCGTAGCAGACGCTCTGGCCGGTATCAGGAACCGAAGAATCTCCGGCAACGCACTCCTCGTCAATGAACTGGTCGCCGTCATTATCAATTCCGTCACCACAGATTTCAGGCGGGCAACCGGGATCGATCAAGCCGTCACAATCGTTATCCACATCGTCGGCGCAGATATCACCGCCTCCCGGATGGACGGCCGCGTCCATGTCATCACAGTCCACGGGAGTGACGCAGCCCGCTCCGGCGTAATAACCGTCTTTATCGATATCGGTGCATCCGGGCGCGCAGCCCTCATCGATGTAATCGTCGAAGTCGTTATCAATGCCATCCGCGCATACTTCCGGGGCGCCGGGATAAATGGTCGCGTCGTTGTCGTTCGGGTCAATGGTGGTGCCGCAGCCGGCCTGACCATAGTAGCCGTCCGAATCCGCGTCCGTGCAGGTATAATCAATCTCATTTTCTCTGGAGACGCCGCCGCCGCCTGTATCGCAACCGATAACGCCGGTCAGCATCGCCAGCGCAAAAACCGCAACGGTCAGCATTGTGGCAAAATGAATCGTATGAAAAATTTCTGATAAGCGCCTCATGACGTTCTCCTTTTTGTCCTGCCATATCATGGAATCAACCATACGGTGACTTCCTTGCCATCGACAGGGCGAATTGAATGTATTCATCCTATTTAAACATAACTAAAATTTCAACGATCTTTTCTCCGGCTTATTCTCCGGATTCGTCTTAACAGCCGGTTTCATCCTGAGCCACGATGAGCAGATAGCCTCAGCGGGGACCGGCTCTCATGACGCCTGTTACCGAAATGATTGGAGGCAAGCTATTCCAGCCCGCCGCGAACCGCACGCACTTTAGACGCATCCCGGTTCTTGTCTTCACCGCCATTGCTGCCGCCGCTGTAAAAACCAACGACCCAGGCATCTCCAGGAGACTCGGTATAAGTTGTGGAAGACCAGTAAGGATCTAACGTCGTATCGGGAAAATAATTCAGGTCGATAGCGGGCCCATGGCGTTCGTAATCAACGAGCGATCTCAGCTCTTTGATATCGGGCAACCGCCAGTCTGAATAACCGGCCAGGATCAGATTTTCACAATAGGCCAAGGCGTCTTCCCAGGACGACGCCTCGACGAATGAATCCCGGGCCCACATCAGGCTCACGCCATTATCAGTGGCGGTGACCGTTCCGTCTCCGTTGTCCGTGTATGTTCTCATCAACTGACCGCCGCGAACCCCGCGCACATGGCATCCGTCCTCTTTGCTGCCAATGAAGATACTGCCGTCGTTGAATCCCAGACTCCACGCCAGCGTCTCGTCTGACGCGAAAGTCGTTGAGGACCAGAAGCACTCGGGTAAGGTGTTAGGAAAATAACGCCGGTTAATCGCTGGATTAGAAACCCCAAATCGTACAATGGAATCCAGTTCATCTATGGCGGGAAATCGCCAGTCCGAATATCCGCCGAACCGGTCGGCATTGAGTTGAGCGATAAACACGCCGGCGGCATCCTCCCAGTCATACAGATTATCCCGGTCCCGTAGGCCGCCGTCATCGGTCTTGACCTCCCATACCAGTCCGGTAACATTGTCTTTTACCATGGACCATTCAGTCGCGTCGTCCGGCAGCTCATTCCCGTTGGCGTCCAGTTTGGTAAACGGCGTACTGTTCATGGAATAACAGGCATCCTGGCCAAAGAACGGCTGTCCCTGTGACGGGCAGGGATACATTGCCCCCAGACTGTCATAGCACCGCGCCTGGCCGGTGTCGGAAACAAAAGACGTCCCGGTAGCGCACTCTTCGTCGGCGACGCCGTCACCGTCATTATCGACGCCGTCGCCGCAAACCTCCGGCGTACAGCCTTCATCGATCAAACCGTCGCAGTCATTGTCGATATCCACGCAATGTTCCCTCGCGCCGGGATGGATGGTCGCGTCCAGGTCATTGCAGTCGAGGCTCGTTCCACATCCCTCCTCGGCGTAATAGTCGTCCTTGTCCGCGTCCGTGCAGCCGGGAGGATCTGCCTTGTCCTGTCCGGATTTACCGTTTCCGGTGGTGCAGCCGGCCAGGCCGGACATGATCATCATGCCGGCCACTGCCACTGTCAGCAGCATGACCATACGAATCAGCCACGAAACTTCCGGTGTGCGTCTCATGCGATCTCCTTGTCTTTGGCGATATGTCATTTTCCAGGTATCTGCCTGTCGGACTGTGTTTGCAGCGCCTGTCGGATTTCGGCGGCGATTTTTCCGGAAATCCCCGACACCGCGACCAGTTCGTTCATATCCGCTCCGCGGATTTTCTCTATGGTGCCGAAATGATCCAGCAGCGCTTTCTTTTTCTTCGGGCCGAGCCCGGTCACGCCATCCAGGGCCGATCGAAAGGCAACGGCGCCCCGGCGGGCCTTCTGATATGAAATCGCGAACCGGTGGGCCTCATCCCTGATCTGCTGCAATAAAAACAGGGCCGGATCGTCCGTTTTGAAATTCACGGGGTTGACCCGGCCGGGCAGATAAATCTTGTCCTCGGTCTCGCCCTTTTCCTTTTTCTTCTTGGCAATGGCCGCCACGGCAAAACGCCCGGCCAGCCCCAGGGATTCGAACACCGACAGGGCGATGCTCAACTGTCCCCTGCCCCCGTCCACCAGAACCAGATCCGGCCATTCGGTGATTTCCGCATCGGGCGTGAACCGGCGGATCAACACCTCGGCCATGGAGGCGTAATCGTCGCCGCTGCCGGCCGAGCGCAGGCGATAGCGCCGGTACTTATTTCTGTCCGGCCGCCCGGCAGTAAACACCGCCATGGCGGCTACCGTTTCCGTTCCGGCCAGGTGAGAATTGTCAAAACACTCGATCACCTCGGGCAGATCGGATAGATGCAACTTTTTTTGCAGCCGTTCCAGCACCTGCCGACCGGATTCCAGCTGGGCCATGCGATCGGTCAGCTCTTTTCCGGCGTTTTCCGCGGCCATCTCAACGAGCCGTTTTTTCTCGCCCCGTTTGGGATATATCAACTCAACCTTTTTACCCCTGAATTCACTCAGGGAGGCGGCCACCAGATCCGGATCGGCCGGCGAGACGGCCGTCAGGATCTCTTCCGGGACAACGCTGTTTTTTTCATAATACTGCAATACAAAGGAACTGACGGTCTCCGGTTCCGGCGTCATGGGCCGGTCGAAAACAAAAGAACCGGTACCGACCAGAAAGCCGCCCCGGACATGCAGCAGGGCAAAAACTGAAAACCGCTCGTTTTCCGCAAAACCGATCACGTCCCTGTCGGCAAAATCCGTGGTAACGGCCACCTGTTTTTCCAGCGTTTTTTCCACCGCGAACATCTTGTCCCGCAACCGGGCCGCCTGCTCGAAATCCTGGCATCGGGCCGCCTGCAGCATCTCCCCCCTGATCTTCGCCACCAGGTCGGCCCGGCGTCCCTTTAAAAACAGCACCACTTCCTGGACGATTCCCCGGTATTCGTCTTCGGCAACGTTTCGGCAGCAGGGCGCCAGACAGACACCCATCTGGTAATTCAGGCATGGCCGCTCCCGTTTCCGGAATCGAATGTCCCGGCACTGCCTGAGCCGAAAGGTCCGGTCGATCATGCGGACGGTTTCACGGACCGACCGGGAGGATGTGTAAGGTCCGAAATAGAGGGCGCCGTCGTTGACGATCTTCCTCACGATCTCCAGCACCGGGTACGTCTGACCGGCAACGTCAAGGCGCAGCACGGGATAGCGTTTGTCATCCTTTAGAATGACGTTATAGCGGGGCTTGTGCCGTTTGATCAGGGTCGATTCAAGGATCAGCGCCTCTTTTTCCGTGGCGGTCACCACCGTGTCAAAAGAGGCCATGCGTTCCACCAGCACGCCCGTCTTCGGCGTCAGCCGGCTCCGGTCAACAAAATAAGATGATAGCCGCTTTTTCAGGTTAGCGGCCTTGCCGACATAGATGACCCGGCCGGCGGCGTCTTTGAACAGGTACACGCCCGGACCGGATGGTGTATGGGACAATTTTTCGTTAGGGGTCATTTGTCAAAATCAAACAGCATCAGTTTTTTCAGTTCATTGATCCGGTCCCGGATCTCAGCCGCTCTTTCAAACTCATAGACCTCGGCCGCCTGCTTCATCTCCCGTTCCAACCCGGACAGAATGCGGCTCAGATCTCCCGCGGCATCATACTTTACCAGCGTTTCGCCGACCTTGTCGTCCACTTCAGCCCGGGTCAGGTCGCACATGGCCTCGAAAGTGGTGGCGATCTCCTTGACAATGGTGCGGGGAATGATGTGGTGAGCCTGATTGTATTGAACCTGGATCTCCCGGCGGCGATTGGTTTCATTCATGGCGCGCATCATGGAGTCGGTCACCCTATCGGCGTAAAGGATGACGGTGCCGTTGATGTTCCGGGCGGCCCGGCCGAAGGTCTGGACCAGGGATCGTTCCGACCGGAGGAACCCCTCCTTGTCCGCGTCCAGCACCGCCACCAGGGAGACTTCCGGGATATCCAGCCCTTCGCGCAGCAGGTTGATGCCGATCAGCACGTCGATCTCCCCCCGCCGCAATTGCTGGATCAGCTCCATGCGCTCGATGGTCTTGATTTCGGAATGAAGGTATTTGGTCTTGATCCCCAGATCGGCGTAATAATCGGTCAAATCTTCGGCCATCCGCTTGGTCAGGGTGGTGACCAGTACCCGTTCCTGACAGTCGGCCCGCTTCCGGATTTCATCAAAAAGGTCGTCCACCTGGCTGGTCGCGGAACGGACCTCAATGCGGGGATCGATCAGTCCGGTGGGCCGGACCACCTGTTCCACTACGGCGTCCCCGGCCCGGTTGAACTCGTAGCCCGCCGGCGTGGCGGAAACATAGACCATCGCGGCCCGCTCCGCCTTGGCGTTGAATTCGTCAAAGGTCAGGGGCCGGTTATCCAGGGCCGACGGCAGTCGGAATCCATATCCTACCAGGGTCTCCTTGCGGGACCGGTCGCCCTTGTACATGGCCCCGATTTGCGGCACGGTAATATGACTCTCATCCAGAAAAATCAGAAAATCATCGGGAAAATAATCGATCAGGGTCGAAGGCGGCTCACCCTGTCCACGGCCGGTAATGTGCCGGGCGTAATTCTCGATGCCGTTGCAGTAACCGATCTCCTGGATCATCTCCATGTCAAAAAGGGTCCGTTCCTCGATCCGCTGAGCCTCGATCAGTTTATTGTTGTCCCGGAAATAATCGACGCGCGCCTTCATCTCGTCCAGAATCCGGTCGATGATGGCCTGGCGGTTCTGCTTTTTGGTGACATAATGGCTGGCCGGGTAAATCACCGCTCCGGTTAACCGGTTGACCACCTCTCCTTTAAGGGAATCGATTTCGGAAACGGCTTCAATTTCGTCTCCGAAAAATTCAACCCGCAGGGCCCGGTCTTCCTCGTACGCGGGAAACACGTCCACCCGGTCGCCGCGGACCCGGAAAACGCCCCGGAAGAAATCCAGATCATTCCGTTCGTACTGGATGGACACCAGACGTTTGAGAAAATCGTCCCGGTCCATGGCCATGCCGGGTTCCAGGTCGATGCGCAGGTCGAGATAATCCTCCGGCGCTCCCAGTCCAAAGATGCAGGAAACGCTGGCCACCACGATGACATCCCGTCGCGACAGCACCGACCGGGTGGCGGAATGGCGCATCTTGTCGATCATTTCGTTGATGGATGAATCCTTCTGGATGTATGTATCCGTGACAGGCAGGTAGGCTTCCGGCTGGTAATAATCATAGTAACTGACAAAATACTCCACGCTGTTTCCGGGGAAAAGCCCCTTGAACTCATTGTAAAGCTGGGCCGCCAGCGTCTTGTTGGGCGCGATGACCAGGGCCGGTTTTTCCAGCCGGGCAATGACATTGGCCATGGTGAACGTTTTGCCCGAACCGGTCACGCCCATGAAAACCATGTGTTTCCGGCCGGATTGAATGTAACGGCAGAGCCCGTCAATGGCCCCGGGCTGATCGCCCCTGGGCGTGAAGTCGGTAACAAGAGAATACAGGGGCATAGCGGTCGGCTTACTCTCCCCACACCCGGACGATCTGCTGTTTCCACAGCCCGCCCAGGACGCTGATGGTCTTCATGTCGGCGTAGTACAGTGACTCCATACCCGCTTTGCGGGCGGCATCGCCGATGGCACGGCTGTCCCATTGAAGGCTCAGATCAAAGCCGGTGATCGGCTCTTCCAGGTGTTTGCTGTTAACGGTGCAGACTTTGTCCCCGCGGGGTGTCCGGTCCATATCGGTGGACAGAGGAAGCGTAACATGGGTATAAATGAACCCGGAAACGCAACCCGATAACAACAGGAACATGGCGGCCAATAAGGCGGCGGTAAAAATTCGGAAACGCAATTTATTCCCCATAGGCAATGGTCGTCTGACGGGCATACAGCCCGAACAGCACGATAAAAAATTCGCCATCCAGATGGTTGATCGTCTGTAGATCCCCGTTTTTCGCGGCCGCGGCCACACCCGCATCTCCCCAGCTCACCAGCCAGGCGACGGAATGGGCGCTGGAGGAACCGATTTTATCTCCCAGATGGGTCTGGGCGACGTCCTGATCAAGGGGATATCTAACCCTGCCGTATACGCAGCCGGAAAGAAATAGTGAACAGAATACCAGTGCCAGCGACAATACCGCCGCTTTTCTTGTGACTAATTGTTTCATAACGTCCTATCCTTCAAGATATTTAAGATAACCGGGGTGC harbors:
- a CDS encoding FAD-dependent oxidoreductase yields the protein MAIIGGGTAGLAAARALSGSGVGVHIIEKTNFLGGHAIGYTCKATDECMQCGACSVEQLLKDVGSDKKASVHLFSEIEKVNYKENFAITLKKGPQYIDPEKCNNCGVCYEKSPVKGAVLRGYSKNNNPLYALNPDMIGECKPLVKLCPKKAIHLDAKASTKTVKADAVIVATGFAPFDASKKGTYGYGKFPNVISGLDMERIKREKGALVRPSDGLPAKKIAFIQCVGSRDERLGNLWCSRVCCSYALRSARSVKHRFPDTDVTVFYMDIQNIGKEFPVFYEACHNNFRFVRSIPVDVFPGDNDNLSIRFYDEDGTAAKPLEMSEPAAAEGATPQAAAGKAAYNMFDLLVLSIGITPNPDNLVLADLFGLAVDQDGFFKLSGEIDATRTKKKGVFVAGTAHQPKTIEASIAQAIKAAGEAMKYLGE
- a CDS encoding methylenetetrahydrofolate reductase, with protein sequence MKSDSRLEKILRAGHFAFTGELGPPRGANVEALRKKASHLKGMVDMVNVTDNQTAVVRMSSFAASLIAITEGLEPNFQMVCRDRNRLAMQADILGAYAHGIHNILCLSGDHMQFGDHPQAKGVFDIDSMQLVNTIRMMRDEGKFLSGQEIDVPPRMFIGAAANPFARPHEWRVHRLAKKVAAGADFIQTQCVFNMKRMREWVKQANDMGLTEKVFILAGVTPMKSLGMARYMKLNVPGMDVPDEIINRLKGVPKNEQANEGIKIACEQIAEFREMKGVAGVHLMAIEWEHKVPEIAERAGVLPRPEV
- a CDS encoding methylenetetrahydrofolate reductase C-terminal domain-containing protein, producing the protein MIVAERKPFEEIEAFIKNYRKVLTVGCATCVTVCLTGGEKEVGILNAELAISARQQGRSAEFGAATVQRQCDMEFLAELDDLVPQHDALLSMACGAGIQFLAERYPGIPVFPAVNTNFIGVNRDAGWYEEKCRACGNCQLGLTGGICPVTMCAKSLFNGPCGGTNNESCEISKDQPCAWFMIYQRLNAQNRLENILKLNPVNDWRNTKPQTLIQSGYRERKVFFEER
- the mdh gene encoding malate dehydrogenase: MEKKITVIGAGNVGATTAQRLAEKQIGDVVLIDIAEGLPQGKALDLAEAAPIEKHDAQVAGSNDYELSRNSDIVIITAGIPRKPGMSRDDLISTNAKIIREVTRQVAQYSPNAILIVVSNPLDAMCHVAYDASGFPKNRVIGMAGVLDSARFRTFIARELDVSVENTHAFVLGGHGDTMVPLPRYSTVAGIPITELLDKPTIDRLIERTRNGGAEIVGLLKTGSAFYAPASAAVEMAESIVKNRKKILPCAVLLEGEYGIKGLFIGVPVKLGSNGVEKVIEIKLTPEENEGLQASARAVQELVETLKKLS
- a CDS encoding DUF1566 domain-containing protein; protein product: MRRLSEIFHTIHFATMLTVAVFALAMLTGVIGCDTGGGGVSRENEIDYTCTDADSDGYYGQAGCGTTIDPNDNDATIYPGAPEVCADGIDNDFDDYIDEGCAPGCTDIDKDGYYAGAGCVTPVDCDDMDAAVHPGGGDICADDVDNDCDGLIDPGCPPEICGDGIDNDGDQFIDEECVAGDSSVPDTGQSVCYGYNERIFPCPVAGEAFYGQDACYRFDGSAYTKLDDSAGELPDDTPVWAMVKDNVTGLIWELKTDNGNLQDKDFTYTWNDAQEFILDLNRNNFGGYSDWRLPTVNELAYIVNYGAYGPAIDRSYFPNTINGQYWTAIPYATDDTLAWRIDFYDGGPVVSAKEELCYVRAVRGRTDAPSFRDNGNNTVTDNVTGLMWTKFPTDTMSWQEGLAYCENLTLAGYSDWRLPNIKELRSIVDYTVELPSIDLDFFPETIGSAYWSSTTYHVERTRVWVIGFYSGVGGGTPKGMGSNVRAVRDL
- a CDS encoding DUF1566 domain-containing protein, whose protein sequence is MRRTPEVSWLIRMVMLLTVAVAGMMIMSGLAGCTTGNGKSGQDKADPPGCTDADKDDYYAEEGCGTSLDCNDLDATIHPGAREHCVDIDNDCDGLIDEGCTPEVCGDGVDNDGDGVADEECATGTSFVSDTGQARCYDSLGAMYPCPSQGQPFFGQDACYSMNSTPFTKLDANGNELPDDATEWSMVKDNVTGLVWEVKTDDGGLRDRDNLYDWEDAAGVFIAQLNADRFGGYSDWRFPAIDELDSIVRFGVSNPAINRRYFPNTLPECFWSSTTFASDETLAWSLGFNDGSIFIGSKEDGCHVRGVRGGQLMRTYTDNGDGTVTATDNGVSLMWARDSFVEASSWEDALAYCENLILAGYSDWRLPDIKELRSLVDYERHGPAIDLNYFPDTTLDPYWSSTTYTESPGDAWVVGFYSGGSNGGEDKNRDASKVRAVRGGLE
- the uvrC gene encoding excinuclease ABC subunit UvrC; this translates as MTPNEKLSHTPSGPGVYLFKDAAGRVIYVGKAANLKKRLSSYFVDRSRLTPKTGVLVERMASFDTVVTATEKEALILESTLIKRHKPRYNVILKDDKRYPVLRLDVAGQTYPVLEIVRKIVNDGALYFGPYTSSRSVRETVRMIDRTFRLRQCRDIRFRKRERPCLNYQMGVCLAPCCRNVAEDEYRGIVQEVVLFLKGRRADLVAKIRGEMLQAARCQDFEQAARLRDKMFAVEKTLEKQVAVTTDFADRDVIGFAENERFSVFALLHVRGGFLVGTGSFVFDRPMTPEPETVSSFVLQYYEKNSVVPEEILTAVSPADPDLVAASLSEFRGKKVELIYPKRGEKKRLVEMAAENAGKELTDRMAQLESGRQVLERLQKKLHLSDLPEVIECFDNSHLAGTETVAAMAVFTAGRPDRNKYRRYRLRSAGSGDDYASMAEVLIRRFTPDAEITEWPDLVLVDGGRGQLSIALSVFESLGLAGRFAVAAIAKKKKEKGETEDKIYLPGRVNPVNFKTDDPALFLLQQIRDEAHRFAISYQKARRGAVAFRSALDGVTGLGPKKKKALLDHFGTIEKIRGADMNELVAVSGISGKIAAEIRQALQTQSDRQIPGK